CGCTACTGAACCTAATCATGTATCTTCAGCTGCCCGTTTTCATCTCGCTGCAGCTGGCCCTCGCATGGCGGGTGTTCCAGTATGTGAGCGGCGTGCCCGTGGAGCCTATGGTAGTTACCGGCACAGTGTTGGGTAACGAGTACAGTGTGGCCTACACCAACGGGATTACGGGGCTGGGACTGATGGGCGCGACCCTGTCGGTGGCCCTGCACCAAGGGTTGGGCATCATCTTTGGACACGAACTGTCCCATACCAAGGGCATCGGCTTCCTGATCTCCCGCTGGATCATGGCCCTGTCGGGTGCCGCCCACTTTTGTTTCGCCCACGTCTACAACCATCATCTGGAACTCGGTCGTGCGTGGCTCGGGCCAGAAGGCAACAAGATGGGTGACGATACCGATCCGGCCACCGCGCCGCGCGGTCGCAGCCTCTACAAGCACTTCATCGTCTCCTATGTGGGCCAGTCCTACTTCGGCATCATGACGGAGAAGAAGCGTCTCACCCGCCAGGGCAAGAGCTTCCTCTCGCCGTCGAACCGCTGGATTCGGGGTTACCTCATGAGCCTGCCGACGGTGGCCTTGTTCGCCGGAGCCGGTTATATGGGCGGTGGCACCGAGGGTCTACTGGTGGGCCTCGGCGTGATGCTGTACGTGTGGGTCATCTCCAACTTCGAACTCGAGGCCCTCAACTACATGGAGCATTACGGCCTCATCCGCGTGAAGGACGAGCCCATCGAGTACCGGCACTCCTGGGATAACGACAATGCCTTCACCAGCTGGGCATTCATCGAAATCGGTCGCCAGGCCGATCATCATGACCGCGGTGAAACCCACTTCTGGGAGCTGTCCAGTGTCGGTGGCGCGCCTGAAGGGGCACCCAACACGGGCATGGGCTATTACGCGGAGTTCGTGCTGGCCCTGGTGCCGCCCCTGTGGCACTACGTCATGAAGCGCAAACTGGCCATCTGGGATCGTGACTTCGCCAGCCCCGCCGAGCGCAAGATCGCGGAAGAGATAAACAGGAAGGTGGGCTATGAGGTCGATCCGAAGGAGGTGGATGGTCGTAACCTGACGGTGAGCTACGCGATGTAACTAATAGCGAGCGGAAAAAAGGAGTCTGCGGCCGTCGCTGAACGGCCTCAGACTTCCTCTACCCTGAAGAAGACGGATAACTGGAGAACAAGTATGAGCGCAACGAGTGAGGCAGTGACTCACCATCAGGCCGCAGAGTCGGCCAGCCTTTACGAACGTTTGGGCCGGCGCCCCGGCATCGAAGCCATCGTCGAGGATATATGGAATAACCACATCAAAAATCCCCTGATAAACAAACGTTATGCCGCGAGCGATCCGAACGAGGTCAAGCGCCTGGTGACGGAGATGTGTTGTGCCGGATTCGGTGGGCCGGAATCCTACACGGGCAAGGATATGATCGCCGCCCACAAGGGCATGAACATCAACGATACGGAGTTCGTTGCGGTATGCGATGATGTGCTCGCGGCCCTCGACAAGAACAACGTGGGCCAGCGGGAGCGGGATGAGGTATTGTGCATCCTGTACTCACTGAAGCCCGAAGTGG
Above is a window of Gammaproteobacteria bacterium DNA encoding:
- a CDS encoding group 1 truncated hemoglobin, which codes for MSATSEAVTHHQAAESASLYERLGRRPGIEAIVEDIWNNHIKNPLINKRYAASDPNEVKRLVTEMCCAGFGGPESYTGKDMIAAHKGMNINDTEFVAVCDDVLAALDKNNVGQRERDEVLCILYSLKPEVVYL
- a CDS encoding fatty acid desaturase, with protein sequence MYLQLPVFISLQLALAWRVFQYVSGVPVEPMVVTGTVLGNEYSVAYTNGITGLGLMGATLSVALHQGLGIIFGHELSHTKGIGFLISRWIMALSGAAHFCFAHVYNHHLELGRAWLGPEGNKMGDDTDPATAPRGRSLYKHFIVSYVGQSYFGIMTEKKRLTRQGKSFLSPSNRWIRGYLMSLPTVALFAGAGYMGGGTEGLLVGLGVMLYVWVISNFELEALNYMEHYGLIRVKDEPIEYRHSWDNDNAFTSWAFIEIGRQADHHDRGETHFWELSSVGGAPEGAPNTGMGYYAEFVLALVPPLWHYVMKRKLAIWDRDFASPAERKIAEEINRKVGYEVDPKEVDGRNLTVSYAM